In a single window of the Terrirubrum flagellatum genome:
- a CDS encoding HigA family addiction module antitoxin — protein MTSKSSTITERKGGLLDLIPPGEILAEEFMKPLGVSQNRLARDIDVPVSRIAGLVKGERAITADTALRLARFFGTSAEMWMNLQSDYDLRVARRAAGALIEKRVRTLAA, from the coding sequence ATGACGTCGAAATCGTCGACTATCACTGAGCGCAAAGGCGGTTTGCTTGATCTCATTCCGCCCGGCGAGATTCTTGCCGAGGAATTCATGAAGCCCCTTGGCGTAAGCCAGAACCGGCTGGCGCGCGATATCGATGTGCCCGTCAGCCGCATCGCCGGCCTCGTCAAAGGCGAACGCGCCATCACCGCGGATACGGCGCTGCGTCTGGCGCGCTTCTTCGGAACTTCCGCGGAAATGTGGATGAATTTGCAGTCCGATTATGATTTGCGCGTCGCGCGACGCGCTGCAGGCGCGCTGATCGAGAAGCGCGTTCGGACGCTGGCGGCCTGA
- a CDS encoding type II toxin-antitoxin system RelE/ParE family toxin, which produces MIRSFADKDTESLFHDRLVRKWSAIERGARRKLQLLNSARRLDDLRVPPGNRLEALRGDRVGQHSIRINDQWRICFRWIEGEAHDVEIVDYH; this is translated from the coding sequence GTGATCAGGTCTTTCGCAGACAAGGACACCGAAAGCCTGTTTCACGACCGGCTTGTCCGCAAATGGTCAGCGATTGAACGAGGCGCGCGCCGCAAGCTGCAACTGCTGAACAGCGCGCGACGGCTCGACGATTTGCGGGTTCCGCCTGGCAATCGGCTGGAGGCGTTGCGCGGCGATCGCGTCGGCCAGCATTCGATCCGGATCAACGACCAGTGGCGCATCTGTTTCCGCTGGATTGAAGGTGAAGCCCATGACGTCGAAATCGTCGACTATCACTGA